A stretch of Pempheris klunzingeri isolate RE-2024b chromosome 19, fPemKlu1.hap1, whole genome shotgun sequence DNA encodes these proteins:
- the arrdc1b gene encoding arrestin domain-containing protein 1b, whose translation MGKLQEFDITFTNNKVVYGPGESISGTVKIRTGNSLQYKAIKVNCQGACGISNKMNDNSWALEEQYFNSTLSVADKGTLAPGEHSFPFQFVIPVAVPTSFEGPFGKIVYRVRAAIDTPRFSKDYKAQRPFYLLNLLNLNEVPDIEHPSYAVTTKKFNYLLVKTGTLMLKARSDLRGYIPGQVIKLATEIHNKSGKDTGCVLASLIQKVTYKTKRPVFDLRTIAEVEGAGVKAGKHAEWREQIIVPPLPQSALAGCSLIDIDYFIQVSLKSPDAVVTLPIYIGNIAVNLSPSRPMPASPDHCGATMAVSAAGVTPSAPPAEEEPQEGLCAGGMVSEEIPTKSHSQQDPSGQPVTMSPSAFSHAPGAALPPSHRRPNASAPLFCVSTGATIPFFTEGNVTPVPTSCSLILPPEYSSWDYPHEPPPTYEESCSSANSSFNSRQ comes from the exons ATGGGAAAGCTTCAAGAATTTGATATCACTTTTACCAACAACAAGGTGGTGTACGGTCCGGGGGAGTCCATTAGCGGAACCGTGAAAATACGAACGGGCAACTCGCTGCAGTACAAAG CCATCAAGGTGAACTGTCAGGGCGCCTGTGGGATCTCCAACAAAATGAACGACAACTCATGGGCTCTGGAGGAGCAGTACTTCAACAGCACGTTGTCAGTTGCTGACAAAG GCACTCTGGCACCAGGCGAACACAGTTTCCCTTTCCAGTTTGTCATTCCAG TCGCTGTTCCAACCTCCTTTGAGGGACCCTTTGGGAAGATTGTTTACCGAGTGAGGGCGGCCATTGACACGCCCCGCTTCTCTAAGGACTACAAAGCCCAGAGGCCCTTCTACCTACTCAACTTGCTCAACCTCAATGAGGTGCCTGACATTGAA CACCCGAGTTACGCCGTGACCACTAAGAAGTTCAACTATCTCCTGGTGAAGACGGGGACCCTGATGCTGAAAGCTCGCAGTGACCTGAGGGGCTACATCCCTGGCCAGGTCATCAAGTTGGCCACTGAGATCCACAACAAGTCTGGGAAGGACACAGGATGTGTACTGGCCAGTCTCATACAG aAAGTGACCTATAAGACCAAGCGGCCTGTGTTTGACCTGCGGACCATCGCGGAGGTGGAGGGAGCTGGAGtgaaagcaggaaaacatgCAGAGTGGAGGGAGCAGATCAtcgtccctcctcttcctcagtcagCACTGGCTGGCTGCAGTCTCATAGACATCGACTATTTCATTCAG GTGTCACTAAAATCTCCGGATGCAGTCGTCACTCTGCCGATCTACATTGGGAACATAGCTGTGAACTTGTCTCCGTCGAGGCCCATGCCCGCCAGCCCAGACCACTGCGGTGCGACCATGGCAGTAAGCGCGGCAGGCGTGACACCCAGCGCCCCGCCGGCTGAGGAGGAGCCACAGGAGGGGCTGTGTGCTGGGGGCATGGTCAGTGAGGAGATTCCCACCAAGAGTCACTCTCAGCAGGATCCCTCAGGTCAGCCGGTCACCATGTCCCCCAGCGCCTTCAGCCACGCACCCGGTGCAGCCCTTCCTCCCAGCCACAGACGGCCCAACGCGTCCGCTCCCCTGTTCTGTGTGTCCACTGGGGCCACCATACCTTTCTTCACAGAGGGAAACGTGACTCCTGTCCCCACTTCCTGTTCTCTTATCCTCCCTCCAGAGTACAGCAGCTGGGACTACCCTCATG
- the LOC139218713 gene encoding glutamine synthetase-like: MASASSSLNKTVREQYMSLPQGEKCQVTYIWIDGTGEGLRNKTRTLDCEPDGIEDIPEWNFDGSSTYQAKGSDSDMYLIPVRMFRDPFTRDPNKLVLCEVLKYDRLPAETNHRASCNKVMEEVEEHCLWFGMEQEYTLLGIDGHPFSWPPNGYPAPQGPYYCGVGADTAYGRDIVECHYKACLFAGVKIYGTNAEVMASQWEFQVGPCEGIEMGDHLWVARFLLHRVCEDFGVVATLDPKPMKGDWNGAGCHTNVSTRQMREEGGLE; this comes from the exons ATGGCCTCGGCATCCAGCTCCCTCAACAAGACTGTGCGCGAACAGTACATGAGCCTGCCGCAGGGAGAGAAGTGCCAGGTCACCTACATTTGGATCGACGGCACTGGGGAGGGACTTCGCAACAAGACCCGAACCCTGGACTGTGAGCCAGACGGCATAGAAG ATATTCCTGAGTGGAACTTTGATGGCTCAAGCACATACCAGGCCAAAGGCTCCGACAGTGACATGTACCTCATCCCAGTCCGCATGTTCAGGGATCCGTTCACCCGCGACCCCAACAAACTGGTCCTCTGTGAGGTCCTCAAATACGACCGCTTACCTGCAG AAACTAACCATCGAGCGAGCTGCAACAAAGTGATGGAGGAGGTTGAAGAGCACTGCCTGTGGTTTGGCATGGAGCAGGAGTACACACTCTTAGGAATAGATGGACATCCTTTCAGTTGGCCCCCAAATGGATACCCAGCACCCCAAG GACCGTACTACTGCGGGGTGGGGGCAGACACTGCATATGGACGGGACATTGTGGAGTGCCACTACAAGGCCTGCCTCTTTGCAGGGGTCAAAATCTATGGCACGAATGCTGAAGTTATGGCATCTCAG TGGGAGTTCCAGGTGGGTCCCTGTGAGGGCATTGAGATGGGCGACCATCTGTGGGTTGCACGCTTCCTGCTGCATCGTGTCTGTGAGGACTTTGGGGTTGTCGCAACACTGGACCCCAAACCAATGAAGGGTGACTGGAACGGTGCTGGCTGCCACACAAATGTCAGCACCAGACAGATGAGGGAAGAAGGAGGACTGGAGTGA